DNA from Asticcacaulis sp. ZE23SCel15:
GGGCTTGGTCTTGGCGACCAGAATAATGCCGGAGGTGTCGCGATCCAGCCGGTGGATCAGGCGCGGCTTCTTACCGTTCGACTTGGCAAAGGCCCACAACAGGTCATCCAGATTGTGAAAATCCGGCCCGCGCCCCCCCTGAGACGACAGATTATAGATCTTATTGAAGCCCATGATCTCGGCGTCTTCATAGACCAGCATGGATTTGATCAGCGCCACAGCCTCTTCACTGAGCGCGATCGGCCGGTCGATGGCCTTAAGGTTTTTAGGTGTCTGGGGCTTGCGTCCACCACCCGCCTCACGCCGCGCGATGGCGGCCTGATGCTGGGGCGAATGGCGCGAGGCCTTTTTACGGCTGATCTTGTCCTGCTTTTTCGGGGTCATGCCCGCGAAATAACAGGGTTGGGACGCGAGGTCAAAGGTGGCGGATTGAAGCTTGCATTAGATACATAAATAGTGTACACAAATTTAGCTACCGACGGGAGAATTGAAAATGGCTTTTAGCTTACTGTTTACAGGTTTATTCTCCCATGCGCTTCCAATGGAACGAAACTAAACGACAGGCCGTAATCAAGGAACGGCAAGTCGATATCTTATATGCGGCCCTGATTTTCGAAGGCGACGTTTTAACCCGCGTCGATGACCGCAAAGACTACGGCGAAGACCGCCTCATTTCGATGGGTATGGTAGGTGGCGAGGTTTTTGTCGTCGTCTACACCCTGAGAGATGACGAAATACGTTTAATTACAGCATGGAAAGGAGGCCGTGATGAACAAGAGCACTATCAAACAGGCATCCTTAAGCGATCTCAGGAAGATGCAGGAAAAGGGGGAGCTTTTTCATACCCCTGACGCCCCGGAAGGCGAGGCTTTAGGTGCCGAATTCTGGGCAAAGGCCGAACTGAAATCGCCCACAAAGAAATCGGTACACCTGAA
Protein-coding regions in this window:
- a CDS encoding BrnA antitoxin family protein, which codes for MNKSTIKQASLSDLRKMQEKGELFHTPDAPEGEALGAEFWAKAELKSPTKKSVHLKIDSEVFDYFVSETGGKGHLTRMQQVLKAYVAAHHRT
- a CDS encoding BrnT family toxin, giving the protein MRFQWNETKRQAVIKERQVDILYAALIFEGDVLTRVDDRKDYGEDRLISMGMVGGEVFVVVYTLRDDEIRLITAWKGGRDEQEHYQTGILKRSQEDAGKGGAFSYP